A genome region from Thermococcus gorgonarius includes the following:
- a CDS encoding LSm family protein → MGEKQYLLDRTLERWRGKRIAVGIGSEISFSGVLTDFDEEVILLTNVTDYAGNRARELIVKIDDINWITLL, encoded by the coding sequence ATGGGGGAAAAGCAGTATCTCCTCGACAGAACCCTTGAGAGATGGAGGGGTAAAAGGATAGCTGTTGGAATCGGAAGCGAGATAAGCTTCTCCGGTGTCTTGACTGATTTTGACGAAGAAGTCATTCTCCTTACAAACGTCACTGATTACGCCGGCAACAGGGCTAGGGAACTTATAGTCAAAATTGACGACATCAACTGGATAACCCTCTTGTGA
- the mobB gene encoding molybdopterin-guanine dinucleotide biosynthesis protein B — protein MRAVAFVGYKKSGKTTTVEAVAGILKERGYRVAIAKSMHSEFDREGSDTWRFSRVADSVLVRANDTDALLFKAKDINALFSMVSADFLLLEGFKSIKHVPKVICARNEKDVRELNDGLAIAVSGVIASTGVKEVDGLPVIDATKETEKLADLVEKRAFMLPNIDCGLCGFSCAEMARMIVKGEKTPRDCVVLSSKPKVTVKIDGQVLPMKDWVQELVEKTIKGMLSAMKGYREGKRIEIVIRED, from the coding sequence ATGAGGGCGGTTGCTTTCGTGGGTTATAAGAAAAGCGGGAAAACTACCACCGTCGAGGCAGTCGCAGGAATTCTGAAAGAGCGCGGCTACCGCGTGGCTATAGCCAAGAGCATGCACTCCGAGTTCGACAGAGAGGGGAGCGACACCTGGCGCTTCTCGAGGGTGGCCGATTCTGTTCTTGTGAGGGCAAACGACACCGACGCTCTGCTTTTTAAGGCTAAAGACATCAACGCGCTCTTCTCGATGGTTTCTGCAGATTTCCTCCTGCTGGAGGGCTTTAAGTCGATAAAACACGTTCCGAAGGTAATATGTGCCAGAAATGAGAAAGATGTTAGGGAGCTCAACGATGGGCTTGCTATAGCCGTGAGCGGGGTTATAGCCTCTACTGGAGTGAAAGAGGTGGATGGTCTTCCGGTCATTGACGCCACGAAAGAAACCGAAAAACTGGCAGATCTGGTGGAAAAACGGGCCTTCATGCTACCCAACATAGACTGCGGCCTCTGTGGTTTCAGCTGTGCCGAGATGGCAAGGATGATAGTCAAGGGTGAGAAAACCCCGAGGGATTGTGTGGTTCTAAGTTCGAAGCCGAAAGTAACAGTCAAAATCGATGGCCAGGTTCTCCCCATGAAGGACTGGGTGCAGGAGCTCGTTGAAAAAACGATAAAGGGCATGCTCTCTGCAATGAAGGGCTACCGTGAGGGGAAGAGGATAGAAATAGTTATACGGGAAGATTAA